Proteins encoded together in one Mycolicibacter minnesotensis window:
- a CDS encoding DUF2652 domain-containing protein has protein sequence MAIRRAVLVIADIGGYTAYMNWNRTHLVHAQMAVAALLESVIDAAKGMKLAKLEGDAAFFWAPGGDAQVLVSERLARMHQAFLDRRARIESGRLCACESCAQLMNLSLKFVAHEGEVAEQKVKRHTELAGVDVILVHRMLKNQVPLPEYVLMTDAVARRLDEPVRAVCTPLVHDFEGLGQTSTYYLDLAHSAVQPSVKAMGWAGRLRFRLGALPFRLGTKEPCEGFRSLGRDAPEA, from the coding sequence ATGGCTATTCGGCGCGCGGTACTCGTCATCGCCGACATCGGCGGATACACCGCTTACATGAACTGGAACCGGACACATCTGGTGCATGCCCAGATGGCGGTGGCGGCACTGCTGGAGTCGGTCATCGATGCCGCCAAGGGAATGAAGCTGGCGAAGCTGGAAGGCGACGCCGCGTTCTTCTGGGCTCCCGGCGGCGATGCCCAGGTCTTGGTCAGCGAGCGGTTGGCGCGCATGCACCAGGCATTCCTGGATCGTCGAGCCCGCATCGAGAGCGGCCGCCTCTGCGCCTGCGAGAGCTGCGCGCAGTTGATGAACCTCTCGCTGAAGTTCGTCGCGCACGAGGGCGAAGTTGCCGAGCAGAAGGTTAAGCGGCACACCGAGCTCGCCGGCGTCGACGTCATCCTGGTGCATCGGATGTTGAAGAACCAGGTGCCGTTGCCCGAATACGTGTTGATGACCGATGCTGTCGCGCGGCGGCTGGATGAACCGGTCCGCGCGGTGTGCACACCGCTGGTGCACGACTTCGAGGGCCTGGGCCAGACCTCGACGTACTACCTGGACCTGGCGCACTCGGCGGTGCAACCGTCGGTCAAAGCGATGGGATGGGCAGGCAGGTTGCGGTTCCGCCTGGGGGCACTGCCGTTCCGGTTGGGCACCAAGGAGCCTTGCGAGGGCTTTCGCAGCCTGGGCCGCGACGCCCCCGAAGCCTAG
- a CDS encoding NAD(P)H-dependent amine dehydrogenase family protein has translation MNAAATPIRVFQVATGNVGTEMIRRFAARDDLELVGVHCYSPDKIGKDAGELAGIAPNGVIATGSVEEIIAATPDVLTFHGVFPDEDLYVAILEAGINIVTTADWITGWHRDTNHPHPSGKPVTALLAEACEKGGATFYGTGMNPGVNQILGVVCSADVAEIENITTIESVDVSCHHSKDTWIEVGYGQPVDDPEIPAKLEKFTRVFADSVLMMADCFDLTLDEVAFSYELGACTRDVDLGWYTLPKGSLGGNYIKYQGMVDGVPRVETHLEWQMTPFTEPNWNIKGCYITRVTGDPCVYNKHMIFPKPGVDLSNPDNFASIGMTVTGLPALNAIKSVVAAPPGLLTSADLPLRGFAGRFKP, from the coding sequence ATGAATGCAGCCGCCACACCCATCCGGGTCTTCCAGGTCGCCACCGGAAACGTCGGAACCGAGATGATCCGGCGTTTCGCTGCCCGCGATGACCTCGAATTGGTAGGCGTGCACTGCTATTCGCCGGACAAGATCGGCAAAGACGCCGGCGAACTGGCCGGGATCGCGCCCAACGGGGTGATCGCGACGGGCAGTGTCGAGGAGATCATCGCCGCCACACCCGATGTCCTGACCTTCCACGGGGTGTTCCCCGACGAGGACCTCTATGTCGCGATCCTGGAGGCGGGCATCAACATCGTCACCACCGCCGACTGGATCACCGGCTGGCACCGCGATACCAACCACCCCCATCCATCGGGCAAACCGGTGACTGCGCTGTTGGCCGAAGCCTGCGAAAAGGGTGGTGCGACCTTCTACGGCACCGGGATGAACCCGGGTGTCAATCAGATTCTGGGCGTGGTGTGTTCGGCCGATGTCGCCGAGATCGAGAACATCACCACCATCGAGTCGGTGGACGTGTCCTGTCACCATTCCAAAGACACCTGGATCGAGGTGGGCTACGGCCAACCGGTGGATGACCCCGAGATCCCGGCCAAGTTGGAGAAGTTCACCCGGGTGTTCGCCGACAGTGTGCTGATGATGGCCGACTGCTTCGACCTGACCCTCGATGAAGTCGCGTTCAGCTACGAACTGGGTGCCTGCACGCGGGACGTCGACCTGGGCTGGTACACCCTGCCCAAGGGATCGCTGGGCGGCAACTACATCAAGTATCAGGGCATGGTCGATGGTGTGCCGCGAGTGGAGACGCACCTGGAGTGGCAGATGACCCCGTTCACCGAACCGAACTGGAACATCAAGGGCTGCTACATCACACGGGTCACCGGTGACCCGTGTGTCTACAACAAGCACATGATCTTTCCCAAGCCCGGCGTGGACCTGTCCAACCCGGACAACTTCGCCTCGATCGGCATGACGGTCACCGGACTGCCCGCACTCAACGCGATCAAATCGGTGGTCGCGGCCCCGCCCGGCCTGCTGACCAGTGCCGACCTGCCGTTGCGCGGATTCGCCGGGCGCTTCAAGCCCTAG
- a CDS encoding TetR/AcrR family transcriptional regulator: MAQAETRRTNKRGQATREAMLDAAVRSLATGDPGAVSASRIAKESGATWGAVQYQFGDVDGFWAAVLHRTAERRDAAIAAFGSVKSEAPLRERVAAIIDTLYDGLASPDSRAIENLRAALPRDHHELERLYPRTAAELYSWGKSWLTTCHAAFAGLGVDPQRVREVAALIPGAMRGLVSERQLGSYADLDEARRGLTNALAAYLDQSRIG, translated from the coding sequence ATGGCTCAGGCAGAGACACGACGTACCAACAAGCGGGGGCAGGCCACCCGCGAAGCGATGCTGGACGCCGCGGTGCGATCCCTGGCCACCGGCGACCCCGGAGCGGTGTCGGCAAGCAGGATTGCCAAGGAGAGCGGCGCCACCTGGGGCGCGGTGCAGTATCAATTCGGCGACGTCGACGGCTTCTGGGCCGCGGTACTGCACCGCACCGCAGAACGTCGCGATGCAGCGATCGCGGCATTCGGTAGCGTGAAATCCGAAGCGCCACTGCGGGAAAGAGTAGCGGCGATCATCGACACGCTCTATGACGGACTGGCATCGCCGGACTCACGCGCAATAGAGAATCTGCGGGCCGCGCTCCCCCGCGACCACCATGAACTGGAACGGCTCTATCCGCGCACCGCGGCAGAGCTGTACTCGTGGGGCAAGAGCTGGCTGACCACATGTCATGCCGCCTTCGCCGGCCTCGGTGTCGACCCCCAGCGGGTGCGCGAGGTGGCCGCCCTCATCCCCGGCGCGATGCGCGGGCTGGTCTCCGAACGCCAACTGGGTTCCTATGCCGATCTCGATGAGGCCCGACGCGGCCTGACCAACGCACTGGCGGCGTATCTGGATCAGTCGCGAATCGGCTGA
- a CDS encoding serine/threonine protein kinase yields the protein MNETASGSRAGSRVGRYLLKRLLGHGTTGEVYEAFDTHKDRTAALKLLAPGLGGNPAFRDWLQREALVVGRVQEPHVVPIRDYGELDGQVFMDMPLVAGSDLAAILKRTGVLPPSRAVNVIWQAASALDAAHSAGVIHRGVKPRNILLTSDDFVYLVDFGLAGAPGADAADAENAGARWKYAAPELFSGDDFGPAVDVYALACVLYQCLTGSPPYRADSFTMLSNAHQTKPIPRPSLAGTTIPAAFDEVVATGMAKDPRERYSSAAELATAAYQALSAPDQHRTLQIYEASQQSTPPLIEQVQPGTPAATAEPMPAEPPQPTEAPVAPTPEATETPPPRAGLQHDPDKRKRLLRIGAALLLVIGLITWMTNRSGSDDSGTDTTRSAAGASEPTTTVSPAEAQARLLKLLPSGYPPGTCTPATPSGGAIAEVTCGRNVDVDGPPTATYTLFPDTAALRQSFGDTVDATNVVTCPGRIQSPGAWHRTATPDKTAGTLLCGTRQGSPVLVWTNDANLVIGSLRTERNTPTLEQFYTWWSSHS from the coding sequence ATGAACGAGACCGCGTCGGGTTCGCGGGCTGGGTCACGGGTGGGCCGTTACCTTCTCAAGCGACTGCTGGGCCACGGCACCACCGGTGAGGTCTACGAGGCGTTCGACACTCACAAGGACCGCACCGCCGCACTCAAACTGCTGGCACCGGGGTTGGGCGGCAATCCCGCGTTCCGCGACTGGCTGCAGCGGGAGGCGCTGGTCGTCGGGCGGGTGCAGGAGCCGCATGTGGTCCCGATCCGTGACTACGGCGAACTCGACGGCCAGGTGTTCATGGACATGCCCCTGGTCGCGGGCAGCGACTTGGCCGCGATATTGAAGCGCACCGGCGTACTGCCCCCATCACGCGCGGTGAACGTCATCTGGCAGGCGGCCTCAGCCCTGGATGCCGCGCACAGCGCTGGCGTCATCCATCGAGGCGTCAAGCCGCGCAACATTCTGCTGACCAGTGACGACTTCGTCTACCTGGTGGATTTCGGGCTCGCAGGTGCCCCCGGGGCAGACGCGGCCGACGCCGAGAACGCCGGTGCCCGTTGGAAGTACGCCGCACCGGAGCTGTTCTCCGGCGACGACTTCGGCCCGGCCGTCGATGTCTATGCCCTGGCATGCGTGCTTTACCAGTGTTTGACGGGTTCACCGCCCTACCGCGCCGACAGCTTCACGATGTTGTCCAACGCGCACCAGACCAAGCCGATTCCGCGGCCCAGCCTTGCCGGGACCACCATTCCCGCCGCCTTCGACGAAGTGGTCGCCACCGGGATGGCCAAGGATCCGCGGGAACGCTATAGCAGCGCCGCAGAGCTGGCGACCGCCGCCTACCAGGCGTTGAGCGCACCCGATCAGCACCGGACCCTGCAGATCTACGAGGCCAGTCAGCAGTCCACCCCGCCGCTGATCGAGCAGGTACAGCCGGGCACGCCCGCGGCGACGGCCGAGCCGATGCCCGCGGAACCACCCCAGCCGACCGAGGCACCTGTTGCGCCGACACCGGAAGCCACCGAGACGCCGCCACCCCGGGCGGGTCTGCAACATGACCCCGACAAACGCAAGCGGCTGCTGCGGATCGGGGCGGCGTTGCTTCTAGTCATCGGATTGATCACCTGGATGACCAACCGATCGGGCTCCGACGACTCGGGCACCGACACCACCAGGTCTGCCGCCGGCGCCAGCGAACCCACCACCACGGTCTCACCGGCCGAGGCGCAGGCGAGGCTGCTCAAACTGCTGCCGTCGGGCTATCCGCCGGGCACCTGCACCCCGGCCACGCCTTCGGGTGGAGCGATCGCGGAAGTGACCTGTGGTCGCAACGTCGACGTCGACGGACCGCCGACGGCCACCTACACACTCTTTCCCGATACCGCAGCGCTGCGCCAGAGCTTCGGCGACACCGTCGACGCCACCAACGTCGTCACCTGTCCGGGCCGAATCCAGTCGCCGGGCGCCTGGCACCGCACCGCCACCCCGGACAAGACGGCCGGAACCTTGCTGTGCGGTACGCGTCAGGGGTCACCGGTGCTGGTGTGGACCAACGACGCCAACCTGGTGATCGGATCGTTGCGGACCGAACGCAACACTCCGACCCTGGAGCAGTTCTACACGTGGTGGAGTTCGCACTCCTGA
- a CDS encoding cutinase family protein, which produces MSDSLVRRLRLTASGTVLAAALVAAPVVIPAGSPGAVAPASAACPDVEVVFARGRLESPGAGAIGNAFVSALRAKTSKYVSLYAVNYPADNQIDQGANDMSAHIQNTINGCPNTRIVPGGYSLGAAVTDVVLAVPFSAFGFSNPLPPGADEHIAAVALFGNGSQWVGPITNFSPVYNDRTIEQCHGADPICNPADPNTWEENWPQHLASAYISSGMVNQAADFVAGRI; this is translated from the coding sequence GTGAGCGATTCCTTGGTACGGCGATTGCGACTCACCGCCTCGGGCACGGTGCTGGCGGCAGCCTTGGTGGCCGCTCCCGTCGTGATTCCCGCCGGGTCCCCGGGTGCTGTTGCCCCTGCGAGCGCGGCCTGCCCCGACGTGGAGGTAGTGTTCGCCCGCGGACGCCTCGAATCGCCCGGGGCCGGCGCGATCGGCAACGCGTTCGTCAGTGCGCTGCGCGCCAAGACCTCCAAGTACGTGAGCCTGTACGCGGTGAACTACCCCGCAGACAATCAGATCGACCAGGGCGCCAACGACATGAGCGCCCATATTCAGAACACGATCAACGGATGTCCGAACACCCGCATCGTGCCGGGCGGCTACTCGCTCGGCGCGGCGGTGACCGACGTGGTGCTTGCCGTCCCCTTCTCCGCATTCGGCTTCAGCAATCCGCTGCCCCCGGGTGCCGACGAGCACATCGCCGCGGTAGCGCTGTTCGGCAACGGCAGTCAATGGGTGGGCCCCATCACGAACTTCAGCCCGGTCTACAACGATCGGACCATCGAGCAGTGCCACGGTGCCGACCCGATCTGCAACCCCGCCGACCCCAACACCTGGGAGGAGAACTGGCCGCAACACCTGGCCAGCGCTTACATCTCGTCAGGAATGGTCAACCAGGCTGCTGACTTCGTCGCCGGACGGATCTAG
- a CDS encoding Na+/H+ antiporter yields the protein MFGLVVVVTLVATVVGGTLLGKRYRVGPPVLLILLGGALGLIPRFGETQLDGEIVLLLFLPAILYWESMNTSFREIRANLRVIVLISVGLVIATALAVSWTARSLGMDPHAASVLGAVLSPTDAAAVAGLAKHLPRRPLTVLRAESIINDGTALVLFAVTVAVAVGSPAIGPIDLVGRFVGSYLGGIAAGLLVGVAVTLLRRRIDSPLEEAALSVLTPFAAFLLAQTFHCSGVVAVLVSALVLSYVGPRVIGARSRLQAFAFWDMTTFLINGSLWVFVGVQIPGAVHGIVNVGEGLAHATVLALAVTTVVVVTRIAWSEITTLLLRVLDRRPAQRERRVDWRQRAVSSWAGFRGAVSLAAALAVPLTTHAGTPFPDRNLIIYVVSVVILVTVLVQGSTLPAVVRWARMPEDTAHAEELHLARTRAAEAALEALPRVAEELGVSAPLLDQLRTEYQDQAALVAVADRSSDTAERDHVVRRVQLGVLEYQRGAVTELRDRNRIDDIVLREVQAEMDLEEMRLLGPSEAE from the coding sequence GTGTTTGGCCTCGTCGTCGTTGTCACGCTCGTCGCCACCGTTGTCGGGGGCACGCTCCTGGGCAAGCGGTATCGCGTCGGGCCGCCCGTGCTGCTCATCCTGCTCGGCGGTGCGCTGGGCCTGATCCCCCGATTCGGCGAGACGCAGCTCGACGGCGAGATCGTGTTGCTGCTGTTCCTGCCGGCCATCCTCTATTGGGAAAGCATGAACACCAGCTTTCGCGAGATTCGAGCGAACCTGCGTGTGATCGTGCTGATCAGTGTGGGGCTGGTGATCGCGACGGCGTTGGCGGTGTCGTGGACCGCGCGGTCGCTGGGGATGGATCCCCACGCCGCATCGGTTCTGGGCGCCGTGCTGTCTCCCACCGACGCCGCTGCGGTGGCCGGGTTGGCGAAACACCTGCCTCGTCGGCCGCTGACGGTATTGCGCGCCGAAAGCATCATCAATGACGGGACGGCCCTGGTGCTGTTCGCCGTGACCGTCGCGGTGGCGGTCGGCAGCCCGGCTATCGGCCCCATCGATCTGGTGGGCCGTTTCGTCGGCTCGTACCTCGGCGGCATTGCGGCGGGGCTCCTGGTCGGCGTGGCGGTCACGCTGCTGCGCCGCCGCATTGACTCGCCGCTGGAGGAGGCAGCGTTGAGCGTCTTGACGCCGTTCGCGGCGTTCCTGCTGGCTCAGACATTTCATTGCAGCGGCGTCGTCGCAGTTCTGGTGTCGGCCCTGGTTCTCAGTTACGTCGGCCCACGGGTCATCGGCGCTCGTTCGCGGTTGCAGGCCTTCGCGTTCTGGGACATGACGACTTTTCTGATCAACGGATCACTGTGGGTGTTCGTCGGTGTACAGATCCCGGGCGCGGTGCACGGGATCGTCAATGTCGGTGAGGGCTTGGCGCACGCCACAGTGCTGGCCCTCGCGGTCACCACTGTCGTTGTCGTGACCCGGATCGCATGGTCGGAGATCACCACGCTGTTGCTGCGTGTCCTGGATCGGCGCCCGGCGCAGCGCGAGCGCCGGGTGGATTGGCGGCAGCGCGCGGTCTCGAGTTGGGCGGGATTCCGTGGCGCGGTCTCCCTGGCCGCGGCGTTAGCCGTGCCGTTGACCACCCACGCGGGCACACCTTTTCCGGATCGCAACCTGATCATCTACGTGGTGTCCGTCGTGATCCTGGTGACCGTTTTGGTTCAGGGCAGCACGTTGCCCGCGGTGGTGCGCTGGGCGCGGATGCCCGAGGACACCGCGCACGCCGAGGAACTGCATCTGGCACGGACCCGGGCCGCCGAAGCCGCCTTGGAAGCGTTGCCGCGGGTGGCCGAGGAGCTGGGCGTCAGCGCACCACTCCTGGACCAGTTGCGCACGGAGTACCAGGATCAGGCTGCACTGGTAGCCGTGGCCGATCGGAGCAGCGACACAGCCGAGCGTGATCACGTGGTGCGGCGGGTGCAGCTGGGGGTCCTGGAATACCAGCGCGGTGCCGTCACCGAACTGCGCGACCGAAATCGGATCGACGACATCGTCTTGCGTGAGGTGCAGGCCGAGATGGATTTGGAGGAGATGCGCCTGTTGGGGCCGTCCGAGGCCGAATAG
- a CDS encoding MerR family transcriptional regulator, whose translation MTEYRIDDLARQAGTTTRNVRVYQENGLLPRPQRRGRVAIYTDRHLRQLQAIIRLLGEGFTVKHILKFLTGLQRGDGLVEVLDLADLGELVTAPWSHPVTKTMTHEQLEARLGRLDGPLLQRLITSAVIETTDVSDVYRVTDTDQIEDLATLFSRGMPLTAMLQTVTAVDKKLDEAAGLLTRSGHAEVVRQRGPGWLPAKDDEFAWAADLVDAMRRVARRSAHASLDRALDAAVRAELRQYRQRSDEHEAVSTHPE comes from the coding sequence GTGACCGAGTACCGGATCGACGATCTTGCCAGACAGGCGGGGACCACCACTCGCAATGTCCGGGTGTATCAGGAGAACGGTCTGCTACCCCGGCCGCAGCGCCGGGGCCGGGTCGCGATCTACACCGATCGGCACCTGCGGCAGTTGCAGGCGATCATTCGGTTGCTCGGCGAGGGATTCACCGTCAAGCACATCCTGAAGTTCCTGACCGGGCTCCAGCGTGGCGACGGTCTGGTCGAGGTCCTAGACCTCGCCGACCTGGGCGAGTTGGTGACGGCACCCTGGTCGCACCCGGTGACGAAAACCATGACCCACGAGCAGTTAGAGGCACGGCTCGGCCGGCTGGATGGGCCGTTGCTGCAGCGCCTGATCACCAGTGCAGTCATCGAGACCACGGACGTCAGCGACGTCTACCGGGTCACCGACACCGATCAGATCGAGGACCTGGCCACATTGTTTTCGCGAGGCATGCCACTGACCGCGATGCTGCAGACCGTTACCGCGGTGGACAAGAAGCTGGACGAAGCGGCCGGACTGCTGACCCGCAGCGGCCACGCCGAGGTGGTGCGCCAGCGTGGACCTGGCTGGTTGCCGGCCAAGGACGACGAGTTCGCCTGGGCCGCCGACCTGGTCGACGCCATGCGCAGGGTGGCCAGGCGTTCGGCGCATGCCAGCCTGGACCGGGCACTTGATGCGGCGGTGCGTGCCGAACTGCGGCAGTATCGACAGCGAAGTGACGAGCACGAGGCCGTCTCCACCCACCCGGAGTAG
- a CDS encoding Rieske 2Fe-2S domain-containing protein, producing MAKPPLSMNPTGWFQVAWSDEIGIGDVHSMKYFGREMVAWRAESGQLTVMNAYCEHLGAHLGFGGTVCGEVLQCPFHGWQWNSQGRNVCIPYQDKPNRGRRITTYPVIERNESVYIWNDAQGREPYFDAPDVFAGFDERRAADYYPQQRLFRQGLEMHPQYVLENGVDFAHFKYVHQTPIVPVFTRHDFDEPVSYVDFTITFEGDDGQRIEDVNSGVEAINGGLGIAVTKSWGMIDNRTISAITPVDDSTSDIRFMVYIGRTPGADPARAEARAGDFGREVIRQFEQDIHIWSHQRYSDPPALATAEYEGFTAIRQWAKQFYPDGIGGSAAEVAELTAQRGFTA from the coding sequence ATGGCCAAACCGCCGTTGTCGATGAACCCGACAGGCTGGTTTCAAGTCGCTTGGTCCGACGAGATCGGCATCGGTGATGTCCACTCCATGAAGTACTTCGGCCGCGAGATGGTCGCCTGGCGTGCCGAGTCCGGTCAGCTCACCGTGATGAACGCCTACTGCGAGCACCTGGGTGCACACCTGGGCTTCGGCGGAACGGTCTGCGGTGAGGTGCTGCAGTGCCCCTTCCACGGCTGGCAGTGGAATTCCCAGGGGCGCAATGTCTGTATTCCCTACCAGGACAAGCCCAACCGCGGGCGGCGCATCACCACCTATCCCGTCATCGAACGCAATGAGTCGGTCTACATCTGGAATGACGCGCAGGGGCGTGAGCCCTATTTCGACGCGCCGGATGTATTCGCCGGCTTCGACGAGCGACGCGCCGCCGACTACTACCCGCAGCAACGCCTGTTTCGTCAGGGGCTGGAGATGCACCCGCAGTACGTGCTGGAGAACGGCGTGGACTTCGCCCACTTCAAGTACGTACACCAGACCCCGATCGTGCCGGTCTTCACCCGCCACGACTTCGACGAACCGGTGTCCTACGTCGACTTCACCATCACCTTCGAAGGCGATGACGGCCAGAGGATCGAGGACGTCAACAGCGGCGTAGAGGCCATCAACGGCGGCTTGGGCATCGCGGTGACCAAGAGCTGGGGGATGATCGACAACCGCACCATCTCGGCGATCACGCCGGTCGACGACTCCACCTCGGACATCCGCTTCATGGTCTACATCGGCCGGACACCGGGCGCCGATCCCGCGCGCGCCGAGGCCAGAGCCGGCGACTTCGGCCGCGAAGTGATCCGGCAGTTCGAGCAGGACATCCACATCTGGTCGCATCAACGCTATTCGGACCCGCCGGCTCTGGCGACCGCCGAATACGAGGGCTTCACCGCAATTCGGCAGTGGGCCAAACAGTTCTATCCCGACGGCATCGGTGGCAGTGCCGCTGAAGTCGCTGAACTCACCGCGCAGAGAGGTTTCACCGCATGA
- a CDS encoding MPT63 family protein: MKSISTALAVGALAAAGALGTGIAGADPDPAPAPNTQAIGTQGTLTEGPGVHGWTVVDLRPSSDAIPYQPRGALWEATATDEAIQGTVFPIVSNFSARSASGQNYQALFTVPTPQGIVPTGLTQGQKTSGKVYFDVTGDAPNSMVYQTGGNDLIQWVVPAPQPPASSSGSQLPASGGTHRAPPPAPARVAPARPATPAPAAPPPSSSGTPLTEGSSGTPLPAGTP; the protein is encoded by the coding sequence ATGAAGTCCATCTCGACCGCCCTGGCCGTGGGAGCCCTGGCAGCCGCGGGCGCCCTCGGCACCGGGATCGCTGGCGCCGACCCCGACCCGGCCCCGGCGCCGAACACCCAGGCGATCGGCACCCAGGGCACCTTGACCGAAGGCCCCGGCGTCCACGGCTGGACGGTGGTTGATCTGCGGCCCAGTTCCGACGCGATCCCCTACCAGCCGCGCGGCGCCTTGTGGGAGGCCACCGCCACCGACGAGGCGATCCAGGGCACTGTGTTCCCGATCGTCTCCAACTTCAGTGCTCGTTCGGCCAGCGGCCAGAACTATCAGGCCCTGTTCACCGTGCCCACCCCCCAGGGCATCGTTCCGACCGGACTCACCCAGGGCCAGAAGACCAGCGGCAAGGTCTACTTCGACGTCACCGGTGACGCCCCGAACAGCATGGTTTATCAGACCGGCGGCAACGACCTGATCCAATGGGTGGTGCCGGCGCCGCAGCCCCCGGCTTCCTCGAGTGGCTCCCAGCTCCCGGCGAGCGGCGGCACCCATCGAGCCCCGCCGCCCGCGCCTGCGCGTGTCGCTCCGGCACGCCCCGCGACCCCTGCACCGGCCGCGCCCCCGCCCAGCAGTTCCGGAACCCCCCTGACCGAAGGTAGTTCCGGGACACCACTTCCCGCCGGGACCCCCTAG
- a CDS encoding glycoside hydrolase 5 family protein, producing the protein MKRRTALGLPLLLAAGPTLSRLPRAGADPGRWSIERVNRWYQAQGWPVGSNYITSTAVNQLEMFQPATFDLRRIDAELGWAQSAGFNTVRVFLHDQLWAADQRGFQYRLGQFVSVAARHRIKPMFVLFDSCWDPHPKAGAQPAPRVGIHNSRWVQSPGADRLGDRNYYRTLYDYVTGVMSQFRYDERILAWDLWNEPDNMAREYSAVERSDKLDLISDLLPQVFTWARSVDARQPLTSGIWEGSRQGSTIVNTQLYSSDVITFHSYDKPATFSERIAELAPLGRPMMCTEYLARTRGNTIDGILPIMKRHNVGAYNWGFVAGRTQTYLPWDSWDHPYTAEPQVWFHDLVQPTGRAYRNMEIMTISNLTGR; encoded by the coding sequence GTGAAGCGTCGAACGGCACTGGGGCTCCCCCTTCTGCTGGCGGCGGGTCCCACATTGAGCCGGCTCCCGCGCGCCGGCGCGGACCCGGGCCGGTGGTCCATCGAACGGGTGAATCGCTGGTATCAGGCGCAGGGTTGGCCGGTCGGCTCCAACTACATCACCTCCACGGCGGTCAATCAGCTGGAGATGTTCCAGCCGGCCACCTTCGATCTGCGCCGGATCGACGCCGAGCTCGGCTGGGCCCAGTCAGCGGGATTCAACACCGTCCGGGTCTTCCTGCACGACCAACTGTGGGCCGCCGATCAGAGGGGCTTCCAGTACCGGCTGGGCCAGTTCGTCTCCGTCGCCGCTCGCCACCGCATCAAGCCGATGTTTGTGCTGTTCGATTCCTGCTGGGACCCGCATCCCAAGGCCGGCGCGCAGCCCGCACCCCGGGTGGGGATCCACAACTCACGCTGGGTGCAGAGCCCCGGCGCCGACCGGCTGGGCGATCGCAACTACTACCGCACGTTGTATGACTACGTCACCGGGGTGATGTCCCAGTTCCGCTACGACGAGCGGATCCTGGCCTGGGATCTGTGGAACGAGCCGGACAACATGGCACGCGAGTACAGCGCCGTCGAGCGGTCGGACAAACTGGATCTCATCAGCGATCTGCTGCCCCAGGTGTTCACCTGGGCGCGGTCCGTGGACGCCCGCCAGCCCTTGACCAGCGGCATATGGGAGGGCTCACGTCAGGGCAGCACGATCGTCAACACCCAGCTCTACAGCTCCGACGTCATCACCTTCCACTCCTACGACAAGCCGGCGACGTTCAGTGAACGCATCGCCGAACTGGCGCCGCTGGGCAGGCCGATGATGTGCACCGAGTACCTGGCCCGCACCCGTGGCAACACCATCGACGGGATTCTGCCCATCATGAAGCGCCACAACGTGGGGGCCTACAACTGGGGCTTCGTCGCCGGGCGGACACAGACCTACCTGCCGTGGGACTCCTGGGACCATCCCTACACCGCAGAGCCGCAGGTGTGGTTCCACGATCTGGTGCAGCCCACCGGTCGCGCGTATCGCAATATGGAGATCATGACGATCAGCAACCTCACCGGGCGCTGA